The segment GGACACCAAAGTCATCCTGCAAATCTGCCTACTGTATCTGTATCAGGGACAAATTACATTGCCTCCTCTCCTTCCCCTGCAGCATCTGGTGGTACTTCAGTTTTTCGAGATGCTCGGCTGCCAAGTCCATGGAATTAGAAGCTATTCTGCATGCAGTCTGGAGGTTTCATGCAAGCATTATCTTTGGTACCTCTGATTTAGCATGAAATCTTTGTTGAACACTGTTGCTACCTTTTCGTAGTTTTTTATGTAGTGGGACAAGAAAACCTCTTTCTAGTGTCAAGTTCTTGGCTCATTAGGTCTTAAAAGAATTGAAACTGGATGTAATCTgctaattgtttttttgtttttattttatttattaaatttaattttgaatagaaGCAGCTCAAAGGTAAACTAGTTCATGAATCATCAGTTCCAATGTTgtaaaaatccccaaatttgaAGATTCATACAAATTTTAAGCTGTAAATATTGTCCAAAGAAATAATGTCTTGAGTGGGTTGTAGATCTTCTATTCTCtagaattttatgaattttgatcacTGTAAATGCTACTTTTTAATGATATCATTCTTTGCTCCCTAACTTCTTCTGCTTCAAGCTTTGTCTGAAAGGTACTTGATGAGACTGTTTCATAGATTACATTGTGTCATACTTTGTTTTCTTAGAAGTTTCTGAACCATGTTCCTTTACTAAAAACATGAAGCAATTTACAAGTAATTCTTCTAAAGTGCAGGTATTCACCAATAATTTGAGGGGGAATTAAGGTTGGTTCCTTTATGATACAGTTGAAAGTAACTCTCATGcattatatattgtttaaagCAATGTTCCTTGTCTCTTTAGATTGTTTAAAGTAACGTAAAGTAACCTTTGGTTGTGATAGAATGGCATGTGAAGGTGGTAAATCTGACACCACATGTGTTCTGATTTAAATATGAGTAGAAGATGAgtattggttttgtttttgctGTTGCGTATGCTTTTGGTTGTATTTGCTTCTCAGTTTTGTTTAATGTTCTCTCTGCAACTTCATGAATGGTTGTTACTGGTAAGGCTTCTATTCCAAATTGGTATTGAAGGACACAAAGTGGTAAAATATATGCAAGACCAAGGGAGCTATATTCTTCTCTATGAAACATATAGTTATGGTCATTTGATCCTGCCTTTTCGGCGTGTCAGTGGTGTGCATTGACCCCATTCCTATGCATGTTAGCTCtgtcctttatttatttatttaattatatgtatataattcgATGGATCAATTTCTGGTATCAGTATCTTCAACTTTGGATCTTAACGTCAAGCTTTTAAATCCGGATTATTTCGTCATGATTATTGGATTGTTGATTGATTGAAGGCCCCAATTGTCTTGCCTACAATAGAAACTAGCCATGAATTCCCCCAACCCAAGAGGAGTACCTCCCAGGCATACATAATTTTGATGACTTCCCTTTTCTCTGGGCTTCCACAGTCGATCTCCTTAGCTATGATGAGGAAATCCTGCAAAATTTCAATGTACTTGTGCCCCCCATAAATAAAAGCCCCAACTaagcaaatttcaaactttttctcTGTGCTTGAGCCATGTACCCCGTAAGtgttttaattcataaatcagGTTACACGTGAATGCGATTGGAGATGGGGCAGGGCTCCTGTGCTGGAAATTTGTATTTGGTCTGgatgtattaaaaatgaataaataaaatcccaATTCTTGTTGGAGAAAAGGTAAGTAGATAACAGTCAACTGACCGCAAAACAGACCTCTCCTCCTCTTCCGTCGCTGCAGCAGCATATGGTAGACCGTAGACCAAACAAGAAAGCCGTGACTCATCACATAAGTCCAAATCCATTGAACCCCACCACCCCCTAACCACACCTCCCAGGCAGCCAGGCTTCCACCATTTCCCCTCATTTATCCACAAAATCCCACGCCACCCCACCCACAGGTGCATCTTAGAAGCTTCAGATCCCAAGACATCCATGGATCCCACACGCAAAAAGCACCCCAAATCCTCCTCCACCCCCTCCTCCACCTCTGCTCTCTCAGATCCCTCTGCCCACAAAATCTCAAACCACTTCTCCCGGCACAAACTCCACACTACCCTCAATGCCAAGAATCCGCCGCCTCGTGTGGACACCCGTTTGCAGGCTAAGGCCATGACAGTTTCCCTCATAGGTGCTGACTCCTCCAATGCTTTTATCATCAAGCCAAACCGCAAGCACGCAGCGCCTGCAGCAAAAATGGATGCACCACCCCCAGCTGAAAGCAAGGAGAGGCTGAAGAAGTCTCCAGTgaagaaggaaaaggagaagaaagaatCTCAGGACAGGCGCGATATCAAGAAACTGTCCTCTAAAGAAGTCAATGATATCAACAAAGTATTGAAAGTagccaaagaaaaagaatctcTACAGGGACATGGACATGATATCATGAGGCGGCCTTCTTTTTCGCTTGGCAGGAGAAGATCTTTCTGCAGCTCACAAGTTGAGTTAGCTGGTTTCTTGGCCAGCACTGGGGTGAAAGTTGTGTCTGTTGACATGCCACCCTTTATGCAGATCCATGCTGTGGATTGTGCAAGGAATGCTTATGACAGCTTGGAGAAGTTCACTTCCAAGACCCTTGCCATGACTCTAAAGAAGGTACCTAATGGCACTTCAAATTGATCATTCTTGGGATTTTGATTACATGggtgtttcaaattttcaagttttccATTTCTTGGGTCTAGTTTTTGAATTGTGGGTCAGTGATTGACTAAAGGGTATATGGTATGGTGGGGGTTATGATTTTTTGCAGGAATTTGATGGGGTATATGGACCAGCATGGCATTGTATTGTTGGGACAAGCTTTGGGTCCTTTGTAACACATTCAGTTGGAGGGTTTATGTATTTCGCAATGGATCACAAGTTGTATATCCTCTTGTTTAAGACCGCTGTACAGAGAGCAGATTGAGGTGGACAACTTGGAAGCTAAGATCTCACAGCTTTCTGGTATAGAAAAATTTTGACAACCAAGAGCCAAGCAAGCGCTAGTGCTGTCTCCTCTGCAGCTTGTACATGGTTTTTCTCAGGAATGCATAGGAGACTTCTTTCTTTCCATTGTTCTCTTGTCATCAAAAGAAACCTTTTTGAGTTGTATACTTTCAGGGTttagatatataatataataaccCATTTACTACCAGCCCCTATGCATTATGCAATTAGATCATCTTTCAactttctagtttttttttcctctttacttGATTGAAATATATGCACTGTACAACTTGAATGCTCAGTCCATGAAGTGACTTCTTACATTGGTGATGTGGTGGAGTAACGATAAAGCAAACCTAGGGTGGTCCAATGCCTGAGGAATGGTCCTAACAAGAAAAAGGAAGCATGGCTCGTGAATCCATGAATACCAGGGTGGTAAATCCCAAATTTTCAGACTCCATGTCCTCATGAAACCATGTGAGCCATTTTCATTGGAAAGTCCTCTGGTTTGTCTCCTCCATGGAGTAGATAATATGAGTGATCAATATTCTCAGCATTGAATCACAGGTAAGGTTATATGGCAATCCTACAATGGccactaaaataaaaataaaaataaaaccttggAGGGAAGAGTTTTCAGTTTTTGACAACCGAAAGGATGAGCTTTCATGTGAAAATGCAACTTCTGGTCCAATTTTTCCTGTACTAATCCCAAACTGTTCACTTGCAAATTTTacaaatgtaaaattttcaCATCGCCTTACCAATTCCATCACTGGTGAGTTTCCTTTTTAATGGGGTGATGATCGATTGCAGTGTCACTCCTTAATAGACATGGCATGCTTGGTGTTATTACTCATTAAAACAGCCCAGGTCTGGTTACCCAGAGAAAGGGCAATGCCCTAATACTCAATAACTTCACAGGCAGCTCAGTCTGAGAATGATAAAGGAGTCATGTCCCTACACATGATTATTGTATACCATATCCAATGGTCAATTAATGTGATACTTGAATGCACATTCTTTCTTTGACTtgtcataagaaaatgtttattataGTTGTATTGATCCAAGAAAGCAGTTGCCTGGACTTACTTCAATCTCC is part of the Vitis riparia cultivar Riparia Gloire de Montpellier isolate 1030 chromosome 17, EGFV_Vit.rip_1.0, whole genome shotgun sequence genome and harbors:
- the LOC117904797 gene encoding uncharacterized protein LOC117904797, with the protein product MDPTRKKHPKSSSTPSSTSALSDPSAHKISNHFSRHKLHTTLNAKNPPPRVDTRLQAKAMTVSLIGADSSNAFIIKPNRKHAAPAAKMDAPPPAESKERLKKSPVKKEKEKKESQDRRDIKKLSSKEVNDINKVLKVAKEKESLQGHGHDIMRRPSFSLGRRRSFCSSQVELAGFLASTGVKVVSVDMPPFMQIHAVDCARNAYDSLEKFTSKTLAMTLKKEFDGVYGPAWHCIVGTSFGSFVTHSVGGFMYFAMDHKLYILLFKTAVQRAD